GATTCCAACAAGGTTAATTCTAAATCTTTTTCTAAATTCCGAATTTGTATAGTAACAGCAGGCTGGCTAATCATTAGTGCTTGTGCTGCCTTCGATACACTTTTAAGCTCGGCTACTTTTGTGAAGAGTCTAAGAGCATGTAAATTCATGAAATTTCTCCTTATATAAAAATTATTTATCCTTTTATATAAATTATATATTAGATTTATTAATTTTCACTCTGTATCCTTTTAATTACTATAAAGTTTTAGGGGAGGGGACGAGATGAACCGACAGCACATCGGAATTTTATTTGGAGGGGTACTATTGCTCGTAGTGGCAATGGGCATTAGCCGATTTGCCTTTACACCAATTTTGCCATTTATGCGGCATGATGTCGGATTTTCTTTTGAAGTAGCAGGATTTCTGGCATCAAGTAATTATATTGGCTATTTCATTGGTGCATTATGGGCAGGATTTATCCATCGTAATAGGAAGAATTTTTTATTGTTAAGTGTTGTCTTAAATGTCCTTTCTGTTGTTCTAATGGGCATTATTGGATTATATAGTGTTTGGCTTGTGCTTCGATTGATTGCAGGCATTACAGGCGGACTTATTTTTGTTTTAACATCGAGCATTATTATGGATTACCTAGCAAAGCGCTCACTTTCTCGTTGGTCAGGCTATTTATTCAGTGGGATAGGCTTAGGGATTGCTATCTCAGGCTTATTCGTACCAGTTCTTGAGGGACATTTTGCATGGCAAGGTACATGGATAGGCTTAGGGATTTTATCAGCGCTGTTTTTAGGCATTACGTACATTCTTTGGAGAGGATTAGATGTACAAGATAGCAAGAAGGCTGCTAAATCCTCCGATACAAAAATGACAAAGGGCTTTATGCCGTGGTTAATCGTGTCATATGGCCTAGAGGGCTTAGGCTATATCATCACAGGGACATTTTTAGTCGATATTATTCATAATATTCCTTCACTCCAAGCGTATTCCTCCTATAGCTGGGTTATCGTTGGGGTAGCAGCCATACCCTCAGCACCAGTTTGGACTGTGTTGTTAGAAAAATTTTCTGCAATAAAAATCCTATTTGTGGCATACATATTACAAGTGTTAGGCATCCTGCTACCAGTATTTTCACAAACTGTATGGAGCGTTTTATTGTCTTCATTTTTATTTGGCTTAACATTTGTAGGGATTGTGACGTTGACAACTTCCTATGCACGTCAGCTTTTCCCAACTCAAAGCGGGCCAGTCGTGTCATTGTTAACAACGTTTTATGCATTTGGGCAAATTATTGGACCGATCATCGCGGGTCAGCTTGTAGAAGTTTATAGCAGCTATAAAGCAGCTCTTGTATTTGCTGGTGGTATAGTATTTCTTGCCTTACTTGTCATGCTGTGTGGACGGTGGTTAACGATGAAGCAGCAGGCCACATTAGAAAATGTATTGGCCATTAAAACACAATCGAATTCCTAAAAAAAGCCTGAAATTCCAAGTGGATTTCAGGCTTAAATTTTGACATTAGCATAAGAAGCGCCACGTTACGATTTTATATAGAAATGAGGAAAACGCATGGAAAGAACTATAATGACAGAGCAAGCAGTGGTTTTATAAAAATATTGACCCTTTAAAATTAAGTTCGATTATTTTTAAAAAAAGTTTGTTCATTCATAATAAGCTTAATTAAAATTCTATGTGTTGGTACGCAGGATTTTTCTTGTTCAACAATCGGGTAGGTTAATGTATAGCAAAGAATAAGAAAATTATTTAATTGAAATAAGACAGTATATTGACTAATTTTAAAAATATGCTACGCTTATTTTAGACAATATATTGTCTAAATGGAGGGCGATTATGGATATTTACAGAGAACTATTTTTAATGCAGCAAGCTTATGGTACCTTATTTTCTTTAGCAAATAAGATTCAAGTAAAAGGTGACAGATTCCTTGAACTTTTAACTTCTAGACAGTATATGGCAATGGTGGCAATTGCACATTTACCAGAAGATGAAACGACTTTGAATAATATAGCTAGAAAATTAGGTACCACAAAACAGAGCGTAAAACAGTTAATCACCATTATGGCAAACAAGGGATATGTTAACGTTGTTCCTAGTAGGAAAGATAAACGTGCGATTAACGTAAAAATAACAAAAACAGGAAAAGAAGTTTTGCTTGCCGTTGCAGAAAAAGGAATCTTTTTTTTGGAAGATCTTTTTAAAAAGTTATCAACTGATGAATTAGAAACAATGTGGGCCCTTTTAAAGAAACTTTATAGTTTTGACGGTGAAGAACACGATGGATTCGAAGAAGTGGGTAATTTACAAATGGATGAAGATAACATGGAATTACAAATGAGAATCTTGAAGGAGTTTGAGAAACGAAGAATGCAAGCAATTAATAAGGGTAATAAAATGTGAAAAATAATCGTAGAGGCTGATTTATTTTTGAAGAATATATCAATTTTTGATAAGGGAGGTTAATTATGTTTGAAATCAGTAATGAAACATTACGATTAATTAAAAGGGCCTACAGAGGAAAAGAGCATTTAAAATTAACTGTTGGCTATTTAAGAGACAATCATTCTGTAATTAAAATTTTTAATGAAAACGGAGAACTTCATTCACCAGAAAAATATCAATATGAAATTGGATCTATAACAAAGACTTTTACTGCATCTTTGCTATCAAAATATGTATTTGAAAAAAAGATGTCAATAAATGATTCAATACAAAAGTATATTGAAGGGGTTAAGGGAGAAGATTATTATCCTACACTGCTCCGCCTTGCTACTCACTCTTCTGGATATTCAGCAAGTCTGCCATTAAATAAACGGGAATATTCTGGCCTATTTTTAGATTTGATTATTGGTGGGGGTAATTTGAATAAGAATAATCCGTTACATATGGATTTTAACAATATGAAAATGCTAATTGAAAAAAATAAATTGAAAGAAATGGATTATTCATGGAAATATTCAAATTTCGGTATATCACTTATTGGGTATGGATTGGGGATTGTATCAGGCAGTGGATATTGGGACACTATGAATGATTTTCTTCATAATGAGCTTGGACTAAGCGATACTTATTTAGGCACATCAAATAATAATTTACATGGTTATGACAGAAAAAATAATGATTGCGGCAATTGGAAATGGAACAAAGAAAATCTTATATCACCGGCGGGTGCAATAAGTTCAACTGCTGATGATTTACTTAAATATGCAAAAATAAATATTTACGAAGATAAACCGTATTTGTCTCTTTGTCATAAAAAACATGGAAATGGAACAAAGAAGTATGATATGGGTCTTGGATGGTGGCTTTTAAAGAACAACAATAATGTTATTTTGCATGGCGGTGGAACAGGTTGCTTTAGCTCATTTTTAGGGATTGATAAAGAGAAGAAAGTTGCCTCCGTAGTGTTGGCCAATTATAGATTAGGTAGAAATGATGATGAAAAAATAGGAATCTCTTTATTAGAAAGTCTACAGAAATCAGTTATTTCTAAATAGCAAATGATTAAGCTTTTTTACAAAACAAGCTATATTT
This genomic stretch from Lysinibacillus pakistanensis harbors:
- a CDS encoding YbfB/YjiJ family MFS transporter; translated protein: MNRQHIGILFGGVLLLVVAMGISRFAFTPILPFMRHDVGFSFEVAGFLASSNYIGYFIGALWAGFIHRNRKNFLLLSVVLNVLSVVLMGIIGLYSVWLVLRLIAGITGGLIFVLTSSIIMDYLAKRSLSRWSGYLFSGIGLGIAISGLFVPVLEGHFAWQGTWIGLGILSALFLGITYILWRGLDVQDSKKAAKSSDTKMTKGFMPWLIVSYGLEGLGYIITGTFLVDIIHNIPSLQAYSSYSWVIVGVAAIPSAPVWTVLLEKFSAIKILFVAYILQVLGILLPVFSQTVWSVLLSSFLFGLTFVGIVTLTTSYARQLFPTQSGPVVSLLTTFYAFGQIIGPIIAGQLVEVYSSYKAALVFAGGIVFLALLVMLCGRWLTMKQQATLENVLAIKTQSNS
- a CDS encoding MarR family winged helix-turn-helix transcriptional regulator — translated: MDIYRELFLMQQAYGTLFSLANKIQVKGDRFLELLTSRQYMAMVAIAHLPEDETTLNNIARKLGTTKQSVKQLITIMANKGYVNVVPSRKDKRAINVKITKTGKEVLLAVAEKGIFFLEDLFKKLSTDELETMWALLKKLYSFDGEEHDGFEEVGNLQMDEDNMELQMRILKEFEKRRMQAINKGNKM
- a CDS encoding serine hydrolase domain-containing protein, yielding MFEISNETLRLIKRAYRGKEHLKLTVGYLRDNHSVIKIFNENGELHSPEKYQYEIGSITKTFTASLLSKYVFEKKMSINDSIQKYIEGVKGEDYYPTLLRLATHSSGYSASLPLNKREYSGLFLDLIIGGGNLNKNNPLHMDFNNMKMLIEKNKLKEMDYSWKYSNFGISLIGYGLGIVSGSGYWDTMNDFLHNELGLSDTYLGTSNNNLHGYDRKNNDCGNWKWNKENLISPAGAISSTADDLLKYAKINIYEDKPYLSLCHKKHGNGTKKYDMGLGWWLLKNNNNVILHGGGTGCFSSFLGIDKEKKVASVVLANYRLGRNDDEKIGISLLESLQKSVISK